From Rhinolophus sinicus isolate RSC01 linkage group LG15, ASM3656204v1, whole genome shotgun sequence, the proteins below share one genomic window:
- the UNK gene encoding RING finger protein unkempt homolog isoform X1, translating to MSKGPGPGGSAASSAPPAATAQVLQAQPEKPQHYTYLKEFRTEQCPLFVQHKCTQHRPYTCFHWHFVNQRRRRSIRRRDGTFNYSPDVYCTKYDEATGLCPEGDECPFLHRTTGDTERRYHLRYYKTGICIHETDSKGNCTKNGLHCAFAHGPHDLRSPVYDIRELQAMEALQNGQTTVEGSIEGQSAGAASHAMIEKILSEEPRWQETAYVLGNYKTEPCKKPPRLCRQGYACPYYHNSKDRRRSPRKHKYRSSPCPNVKHGDEWGDPGKCENGDACQYCHTRTEQQFHPEIYKSTKCNDMQQSGSCPRGPFCAFAHVEQPPLSDDLQPSSAVSSPTQPGPVLYMPSAAGDSVPVSPSSPHAPDLSALLCRNSSLGSPSNLCSSPPASIRKPPSLEGIVFPGESGLAPGSYKKAPGFEREDQVGAEFLKNFKCQAKLKPHSLEPRSQEQPLLQPKQDVLGIRPVGSPLTSSISSSITSSLAATPPSPAGTSSVPGMNANALPFYPTSDTVESVIESALDDLDLNEFGVAALEKTFDNNTVAHPGSITIGGSLLQSSAPVNIPGSLGSPASFHSASPSPPVSLSSHFLQQPQGHLSQSENTFLGTSASHGSLGLNGMNSSIWEHFASGSFSPGTSPAFLSGPGAAELARLRQELDEANGTIKQWEESWKQAKQACDAWKKEAEEAGERASAAGAECELAREQRDELEVQVKKLQEELERLHSGPDPQALPAFSDLEALSLSTLYSLQKQLRAHLEQVDKAVFHMQSVKCLKCQEQKRAVLPCQHAVLCELCAEGSECPVCQPGRAHSLQS from the exons GTACCTGAAGGAGTTCCGCACGGAGCAGTGCCCGCTCTTCGTGCAACACAAATGCACGCAGCACCGGCCCTACACCTGCTTCCACTGGCACTTTGTGAACCAGCGACGCCGCCGGTCCATCCGTCGTCGGGACGGCACGTTCAACTACAGCCCCGACGTCTATTGCACCAAGTACGACGAGGCCACAGGCCTGTGCCCGGAGGGCGACGA GTGCCCATTCCTGCACAGAACCACAGGGGACACTGAGCGCAGGTACCACCTGCGTTACTACAAAACTGGAATCTGCATCCACGAGACAGACTCAAAAGGCAACTGCACCAAAAACGGCCTGCACTGCGCTTTTGCCCACGGGCCCCATGACCTCCGCTCCCCTGTCTACGACATCAG ggAGCTCCAGGCCATGGAGGCCTTGCAGAACGGCCAGACCACAGTAGAAGGCAGCATAGAGGGTCAGTCGGCTGGGGCTGCAAGCCACGCCATGATAGAAAAAATCCTCAGTGAGGAGCCGCGGTGGCAAG AGACGGCATATGTGCTGGGCAACTATAAGACGGAGCCGTGCAAGAAGCCCCCACGGCTGTGCCGCCAGGGTTACGCCTGTCCCTACTACCACAACAGCAAGGACCGGCGGCGGAGCCCCCGGAAACACAAGTACAG GTCGTCTCCATGTCCGAACGTAAAACACGGGGATGAGTGGGGAGATCCCGGCAAGTGTGAGAATGGAGACGCCTGTCAGTACTGCCACACCCGCACGGAACAGCAGTTCCATCCGGAG ATCTATAAATCCACCAAGTGCAACGACATGCAGCAGTCGGGCAGCTGTCCACGGGGACCGTTCTGCGCCTTCGCCCACGTAGAAC AGCCACCCCTCAGTGATGACCTACAGCCTTCCTCAGCTGTGTCCAGCCCCACCCAGCCGGGTCCCGTCCTATACATGCCATCTGCTGCCGGAGACTCGGTGCCCGTGAGCCCCTCCAGCCCGCATGCCCCTGACCTCAGCGCC CTCCTCTGTAGAAACAGCAGTCTAGGCAGCCCCTCCAACCTCTGTAGCTCCCCTCCAGCCTCCATCAGGAAGCCCCCAAGCCTGGAAGGCATCGTCTTCCCTGGGGAGTCCGGCCTCGCCCCTGGCAGCTATAAGAAGGCTCCGGGCTTTGAGAGGGAAGACCAGGTGGGGGCCGAGTTCCTGAAAAACTTCAAATGCCAG GCCAAGTTAAAACCCCACTCGCTAGAGCCCAGGAGTCAAGAGCAACCTCTGCTTCAGCCCAAACAG GACGTGCTGGGCATCCGCCCTGTGGGCAGCCCCCTGACCTCAAGCATCTCTTCTAGTATCACCTCCAGCCTGGCAGCTACTCCCCCTAGCCCCGCTGGCACCAGCAGCGTCCCTGGCATGAATGCAAATGCTCTGCCCTTCTACCCCACCAGCGACACGGTAGAGTCGGTCATAG AGTCTGCCCTGGATGACCTGGACTTGAATGAGTTTGGGGTGGCCGCCCTAGAGAAGACTTTCGACAACAACACAGTAGCCCACCCAGGCAGCATCACAATTG GCGGCAGTTTGCTGCAGAGCTCTGCCCCCGTGAACATCCCCGGCTCCTTGGGCAGCCCCGCCTCCTTCCACTCAGCATCCCCGTCCCCTCCTGTTAGCCTCTCCTCACATTTCCTGcagcagccccagggccacctgagtCAGTCAGAAAACACGTTTTTGGGGACCTCAGCATCACATGGATCTTTGG GTCTGAATGGGATGAACAGCAGCATCTGGGAGCACTTTGCCTCTGGAAGTTTCTCCCCAGGCACTTCCCCTGCCTTCCTGTCAGGGCCGGGGGCTGCCGAGCTGGCCCGGCTTCGGCAAGAGCTAGACGAAGCCAATGGCACCATCAAGCAGTGGGAGGAATCCTGGAAGCAGGCGAAGCAG GCTTGTGACGCCTGGAAGAAGGAGGCCGAGGAGGCTGGTGAGCGGGCCAGCGCGGCAGGCGCTGAGTGCGAGCTGGCCCGGGAGCAGCGTGACGAGCTGGAGGTGCAGGTGAAGAAGCTGCAGGAAGAGCTGGAGCGGCTGCACTCAGGGCCGGACCCGCAGGCCCTGCCCGCCTTCTCAGACCTGGAGGCCCTCTCGCTCTCCACCCTCTACTCCCTCCAGAAGCAGCTGCGGGCCCACCTGGAGCAAGTGGACAAG GCTGTGTTCCACATGCAGTCGGTGAAATGCCTTAAGTGTCAGGAGCAGAAGCGGGCGGTGCTGCCGTGCCAACACGCCGTGCTGTGCGAGCTCTGTGCCGAGGGCAGTGAGTGCCCCGTCTGCCAGCCGGGCCGGGCCCACTCCCTCCAGTCGTGA
- the UNK gene encoding RING finger protein unkempt homolog isoform X3, whose amino-acid sequence MSKGPGPGGSAASSAPPAATAQVLQAQPEKPQHYTYLKEFRTEQCPLFVQHKCTQHRPYTCFHWHFVNQRRRRSIRRRDGTFNYSPDVYCTKYDEATGLCPEGDECPFLHRTTGDTERRYHLRYYKTGICIHETDSKGNCTKNGLHCAFAHGPHDLRSPVYDIRELQAMEALQNGQTTVEGSIEGQSAGAASHAMIEKILSEEPRWQETAYVLGNYKTEPCKKPPRLCRQGYACPYYHNSKDRRRSPRKHKYRSSPCPNVKHGDEWGDPGKCENGDACQYCHTRTEQQFHPEIYKSTKCNDMQQSGSCPRGPFCAFAHVEQPPLSDDLQPSSAVSSPTQPGPVLYMPSAAGDSVPLLCRNSSLGSPSNLCSSPPASIRKPPSLEGIVFPGESGLAPGSYKKAPGFEREDQVGAEFLKNFKCQAKLKPHSLEPRSQEQPLLQPKQDVLGIRPVGSPLTSSISSSITSSLAATPPSPAGTSSVPGMNANALPFYPTSDTVESVIESALDDLDLNEFGVAALEKTFDNNTVAHPGSITIGGSLLQSSAPVNIPGSLGSPASFHSASPSPPVSLSSHFLQQPQGHLSQSENTFLGTSASHGSLGLNGMNSSIWEHFASGSFSPGTSPAFLSGPGAAELARLRQELDEANGTIKQWEESWKQAKQACDAWKKEAEEAGERASAAGAECELAREQRDELEVQVKKLQEELERLHSGPDPQALPAFSDLEALSLSTLYSLQKQLRAHLEQVDKAVFHMQSVKCLKCQEQKRAVLPCQHAVLCELCAEGSECPVCQPGRAHSLQS is encoded by the exons GTACCTGAAGGAGTTCCGCACGGAGCAGTGCCCGCTCTTCGTGCAACACAAATGCACGCAGCACCGGCCCTACACCTGCTTCCACTGGCACTTTGTGAACCAGCGACGCCGCCGGTCCATCCGTCGTCGGGACGGCACGTTCAACTACAGCCCCGACGTCTATTGCACCAAGTACGACGAGGCCACAGGCCTGTGCCCGGAGGGCGACGA GTGCCCATTCCTGCACAGAACCACAGGGGACACTGAGCGCAGGTACCACCTGCGTTACTACAAAACTGGAATCTGCATCCACGAGACAGACTCAAAAGGCAACTGCACCAAAAACGGCCTGCACTGCGCTTTTGCCCACGGGCCCCATGACCTCCGCTCCCCTGTCTACGACATCAG ggAGCTCCAGGCCATGGAGGCCTTGCAGAACGGCCAGACCACAGTAGAAGGCAGCATAGAGGGTCAGTCGGCTGGGGCTGCAAGCCACGCCATGATAGAAAAAATCCTCAGTGAGGAGCCGCGGTGGCAAG AGACGGCATATGTGCTGGGCAACTATAAGACGGAGCCGTGCAAGAAGCCCCCACGGCTGTGCCGCCAGGGTTACGCCTGTCCCTACTACCACAACAGCAAGGACCGGCGGCGGAGCCCCCGGAAACACAAGTACAG GTCGTCTCCATGTCCGAACGTAAAACACGGGGATGAGTGGGGAGATCCCGGCAAGTGTGAGAATGGAGACGCCTGTCAGTACTGCCACACCCGCACGGAACAGCAGTTCCATCCGGAG ATCTATAAATCCACCAAGTGCAACGACATGCAGCAGTCGGGCAGCTGTCCACGGGGACCGTTCTGCGCCTTCGCCCACGTAGAAC AGCCACCCCTCAGTGATGACCTACAGCCTTCCTCAGCTGTGTCCAGCCCCACCCAGCCGGGTCCCGTCCTATACATGCCATCTGCTGCCGGAGACTCGGTGCCC CTCCTCTGTAGAAACAGCAGTCTAGGCAGCCCCTCCAACCTCTGTAGCTCCCCTCCAGCCTCCATCAGGAAGCCCCCAAGCCTGGAAGGCATCGTCTTCCCTGGGGAGTCCGGCCTCGCCCCTGGCAGCTATAAGAAGGCTCCGGGCTTTGAGAGGGAAGACCAGGTGGGGGCCGAGTTCCTGAAAAACTTCAAATGCCAG GCCAAGTTAAAACCCCACTCGCTAGAGCCCAGGAGTCAAGAGCAACCTCTGCTTCAGCCCAAACAG GACGTGCTGGGCATCCGCCCTGTGGGCAGCCCCCTGACCTCAAGCATCTCTTCTAGTATCACCTCCAGCCTGGCAGCTACTCCCCCTAGCCCCGCTGGCACCAGCAGCGTCCCTGGCATGAATGCAAATGCTCTGCCCTTCTACCCCACCAGCGACACGGTAGAGTCGGTCATAG AGTCTGCCCTGGATGACCTGGACTTGAATGAGTTTGGGGTGGCCGCCCTAGAGAAGACTTTCGACAACAACACAGTAGCCCACCCAGGCAGCATCACAATTG GCGGCAGTTTGCTGCAGAGCTCTGCCCCCGTGAACATCCCCGGCTCCTTGGGCAGCCCCGCCTCCTTCCACTCAGCATCCCCGTCCCCTCCTGTTAGCCTCTCCTCACATTTCCTGcagcagccccagggccacctgagtCAGTCAGAAAACACGTTTTTGGGGACCTCAGCATCACATGGATCTTTGG GTCTGAATGGGATGAACAGCAGCATCTGGGAGCACTTTGCCTCTGGAAGTTTCTCCCCAGGCACTTCCCCTGCCTTCCTGTCAGGGCCGGGGGCTGCCGAGCTGGCCCGGCTTCGGCAAGAGCTAGACGAAGCCAATGGCACCATCAAGCAGTGGGAGGAATCCTGGAAGCAGGCGAAGCAG GCTTGTGACGCCTGGAAGAAGGAGGCCGAGGAGGCTGGTGAGCGGGCCAGCGCGGCAGGCGCTGAGTGCGAGCTGGCCCGGGAGCAGCGTGACGAGCTGGAGGTGCAGGTGAAGAAGCTGCAGGAAGAGCTGGAGCGGCTGCACTCAGGGCCGGACCCGCAGGCCCTGCCCGCCTTCTCAGACCTGGAGGCCCTCTCGCTCTCCACCCTCTACTCCCTCCAGAAGCAGCTGCGGGCCCACCTGGAGCAAGTGGACAAG GCTGTGTTCCACATGCAGTCGGTGAAATGCCTTAAGTGTCAGGAGCAGAAGCGGGCGGTGCTGCCGTGCCAACACGCCGTGCTGTGCGAGCTCTGTGCCGAGGGCAGTGAGTGCCCCGTCTGCCAGCCGGGCCGGGCCCACTCCCTCCAGTCGTGA
- the UNK gene encoding RING finger protein unkempt homolog isoform X2, with protein sequence MSKGPGPGGSAASSAPPAATAQVLQAQPEKPQHYTYLKEFRTEQCPLFVQHKCTQHRPYTCFHWHFVNQRRRRSIRRRDGTFNYSPDVYCTKYDEATGLCPEGDECPFLHRTTGDTERRYHLRYYKTGICIHETDSKGNCTKNGLHCAFAHGPHDLRSPVYDIRELQAMEALQNGQTTVEGSIEGQSAGAASHAMIEKILSEEPRWQETAYVLGNYKTEPCKKPPRLCRQGYACPYYHNSKDRRRSPRKHKSSPCPNVKHGDEWGDPGKCENGDACQYCHTRTEQQFHPEIYKSTKCNDMQQSGSCPRGPFCAFAHVEQPPLSDDLQPSSAVSSPTQPGPVLYMPSAAGDSVPVSPSSPHAPDLSALLCRNSSLGSPSNLCSSPPASIRKPPSLEGIVFPGESGLAPGSYKKAPGFEREDQVGAEFLKNFKCQAKLKPHSLEPRSQEQPLLQPKQDVLGIRPVGSPLTSSISSSITSSLAATPPSPAGTSSVPGMNANALPFYPTSDTVESVIESALDDLDLNEFGVAALEKTFDNNTVAHPGSITIGGSLLQSSAPVNIPGSLGSPASFHSASPSPPVSLSSHFLQQPQGHLSQSENTFLGTSASHGSLGLNGMNSSIWEHFASGSFSPGTSPAFLSGPGAAELARLRQELDEANGTIKQWEESWKQAKQACDAWKKEAEEAGERASAAGAECELAREQRDELEVQVKKLQEELERLHSGPDPQALPAFSDLEALSLSTLYSLQKQLRAHLEQVDKAVFHMQSVKCLKCQEQKRAVLPCQHAVLCELCAEGSECPVCQPGRAHSLQS encoded by the exons GTACCTGAAGGAGTTCCGCACGGAGCAGTGCCCGCTCTTCGTGCAACACAAATGCACGCAGCACCGGCCCTACACCTGCTTCCACTGGCACTTTGTGAACCAGCGACGCCGCCGGTCCATCCGTCGTCGGGACGGCACGTTCAACTACAGCCCCGACGTCTATTGCACCAAGTACGACGAGGCCACAGGCCTGTGCCCGGAGGGCGACGA GTGCCCATTCCTGCACAGAACCACAGGGGACACTGAGCGCAGGTACCACCTGCGTTACTACAAAACTGGAATCTGCATCCACGAGACAGACTCAAAAGGCAACTGCACCAAAAACGGCCTGCACTGCGCTTTTGCCCACGGGCCCCATGACCTCCGCTCCCCTGTCTACGACATCAG ggAGCTCCAGGCCATGGAGGCCTTGCAGAACGGCCAGACCACAGTAGAAGGCAGCATAGAGGGTCAGTCGGCTGGGGCTGCAAGCCACGCCATGATAGAAAAAATCCTCAGTGAGGAGCCGCGGTGGCAAG AGACGGCATATGTGCTGGGCAACTATAAGACGGAGCCGTGCAAGAAGCCCCCACGGCTGTGCCGCCAGGGTTACGCCTGTCCCTACTACCACAACAGCAAGGACCGGCGGCGGAGCCCCCGGAAACACAA GTCGTCTCCATGTCCGAACGTAAAACACGGGGATGAGTGGGGAGATCCCGGCAAGTGTGAGAATGGAGACGCCTGTCAGTACTGCCACACCCGCACGGAACAGCAGTTCCATCCGGAG ATCTATAAATCCACCAAGTGCAACGACATGCAGCAGTCGGGCAGCTGTCCACGGGGACCGTTCTGCGCCTTCGCCCACGTAGAAC AGCCACCCCTCAGTGATGACCTACAGCCTTCCTCAGCTGTGTCCAGCCCCACCCAGCCGGGTCCCGTCCTATACATGCCATCTGCTGCCGGAGACTCGGTGCCCGTGAGCCCCTCCAGCCCGCATGCCCCTGACCTCAGCGCC CTCCTCTGTAGAAACAGCAGTCTAGGCAGCCCCTCCAACCTCTGTAGCTCCCCTCCAGCCTCCATCAGGAAGCCCCCAAGCCTGGAAGGCATCGTCTTCCCTGGGGAGTCCGGCCTCGCCCCTGGCAGCTATAAGAAGGCTCCGGGCTTTGAGAGGGAAGACCAGGTGGGGGCCGAGTTCCTGAAAAACTTCAAATGCCAG GCCAAGTTAAAACCCCACTCGCTAGAGCCCAGGAGTCAAGAGCAACCTCTGCTTCAGCCCAAACAG GACGTGCTGGGCATCCGCCCTGTGGGCAGCCCCCTGACCTCAAGCATCTCTTCTAGTATCACCTCCAGCCTGGCAGCTACTCCCCCTAGCCCCGCTGGCACCAGCAGCGTCCCTGGCATGAATGCAAATGCTCTGCCCTTCTACCCCACCAGCGACACGGTAGAGTCGGTCATAG AGTCTGCCCTGGATGACCTGGACTTGAATGAGTTTGGGGTGGCCGCCCTAGAGAAGACTTTCGACAACAACACAGTAGCCCACCCAGGCAGCATCACAATTG GCGGCAGTTTGCTGCAGAGCTCTGCCCCCGTGAACATCCCCGGCTCCTTGGGCAGCCCCGCCTCCTTCCACTCAGCATCCCCGTCCCCTCCTGTTAGCCTCTCCTCACATTTCCTGcagcagccccagggccacctgagtCAGTCAGAAAACACGTTTTTGGGGACCTCAGCATCACATGGATCTTTGG GTCTGAATGGGATGAACAGCAGCATCTGGGAGCACTTTGCCTCTGGAAGTTTCTCCCCAGGCACTTCCCCTGCCTTCCTGTCAGGGCCGGGGGCTGCCGAGCTGGCCCGGCTTCGGCAAGAGCTAGACGAAGCCAATGGCACCATCAAGCAGTGGGAGGAATCCTGGAAGCAGGCGAAGCAG GCTTGTGACGCCTGGAAGAAGGAGGCCGAGGAGGCTGGTGAGCGGGCCAGCGCGGCAGGCGCTGAGTGCGAGCTGGCCCGGGAGCAGCGTGACGAGCTGGAGGTGCAGGTGAAGAAGCTGCAGGAAGAGCTGGAGCGGCTGCACTCAGGGCCGGACCCGCAGGCCCTGCCCGCCTTCTCAGACCTGGAGGCCCTCTCGCTCTCCACCCTCTACTCCCTCCAGAAGCAGCTGCGGGCCCACCTGGAGCAAGTGGACAAG GCTGTGTTCCACATGCAGTCGGTGAAATGCCTTAAGTGTCAGGAGCAGAAGCGGGCGGTGCTGCCGTGCCAACACGCCGTGCTGTGCGAGCTCTGTGCCGAGGGCAGTGAGTGCCCCGTCTGCCAGCCGGGCCGGGCCCACTCCCTCCAGTCGTGA
- the UNK gene encoding RING finger protein unkempt homolog isoform X4 — MYLKEFRTEQCPLFVQHKCTQHRPYTCFHWHFVNQRRRRSIRRRDGTFNYSPDVYCTKYDEATGLCPEGDECPFLHRTTGDTERRYHLRYYKTGICIHETDSKGNCTKNGLHCAFAHGPHDLRSPVYDIRELQAMEALQNGQTTVEGSIEGQSAGAASHAMIEKILSEEPRWQETAYVLGNYKTEPCKKPPRLCRQGYACPYYHNSKDRRRSPRKHKYRSSPCPNVKHGDEWGDPGKCENGDACQYCHTRTEQQFHPEIYKSTKCNDMQQSGSCPRGPFCAFAHVEQPPLSDDLQPSSAVSSPTQPGPVLYMPSAAGDSVPVSPSSPHAPDLSALLCRNSSLGSPSNLCSSPPASIRKPPSLEGIVFPGESGLAPGSYKKAPGFEREDQVGAEFLKNFKCQAKLKPHSLEPRSQEQPLLQPKQDVLGIRPVGSPLTSSISSSITSSLAATPPSPAGTSSVPGMNANALPFYPTSDTVESVIESALDDLDLNEFGVAALEKTFDNNTVAHPGSITIGGSLLQSSAPVNIPGSLGSPASFHSASPSPPVSLSSHFLQQPQGHLSQSENTFLGTSASHGSLGLNGMNSSIWEHFASGSFSPGTSPAFLSGPGAAELARLRQELDEANGTIKQWEESWKQAKQACDAWKKEAEEAGERASAAGAECELAREQRDELEVQVKKLQEELERLHSGPDPQALPAFSDLEALSLSTLYSLQKQLRAHLEQVDKAVFHMQSVKCLKCQEQKRAVLPCQHAVLCELCAEGSECPVCQPGRAHSLQS, encoded by the exons GTACCTGAAGGAGTTCCGCACGGAGCAGTGCCCGCTCTTCGTGCAACACAAATGCACGCAGCACCGGCCCTACACCTGCTTCCACTGGCACTTTGTGAACCAGCGACGCCGCCGGTCCATCCGTCGTCGGGACGGCACGTTCAACTACAGCCCCGACGTCTATTGCACCAAGTACGACGAGGCCACAGGCCTGTGCCCGGAGGGCGACGA GTGCCCATTCCTGCACAGAACCACAGGGGACACTGAGCGCAGGTACCACCTGCGTTACTACAAAACTGGAATCTGCATCCACGAGACAGACTCAAAAGGCAACTGCACCAAAAACGGCCTGCACTGCGCTTTTGCCCACGGGCCCCATGACCTCCGCTCCCCTGTCTACGACATCAG ggAGCTCCAGGCCATGGAGGCCTTGCAGAACGGCCAGACCACAGTAGAAGGCAGCATAGAGGGTCAGTCGGCTGGGGCTGCAAGCCACGCCATGATAGAAAAAATCCTCAGTGAGGAGCCGCGGTGGCAAG AGACGGCATATGTGCTGGGCAACTATAAGACGGAGCCGTGCAAGAAGCCCCCACGGCTGTGCCGCCAGGGTTACGCCTGTCCCTACTACCACAACAGCAAGGACCGGCGGCGGAGCCCCCGGAAACACAAGTACAG GTCGTCTCCATGTCCGAACGTAAAACACGGGGATGAGTGGGGAGATCCCGGCAAGTGTGAGAATGGAGACGCCTGTCAGTACTGCCACACCCGCACGGAACAGCAGTTCCATCCGGAG ATCTATAAATCCACCAAGTGCAACGACATGCAGCAGTCGGGCAGCTGTCCACGGGGACCGTTCTGCGCCTTCGCCCACGTAGAAC AGCCACCCCTCAGTGATGACCTACAGCCTTCCTCAGCTGTGTCCAGCCCCACCCAGCCGGGTCCCGTCCTATACATGCCATCTGCTGCCGGAGACTCGGTGCCCGTGAGCCCCTCCAGCCCGCATGCCCCTGACCTCAGCGCC CTCCTCTGTAGAAACAGCAGTCTAGGCAGCCCCTCCAACCTCTGTAGCTCCCCTCCAGCCTCCATCAGGAAGCCCCCAAGCCTGGAAGGCATCGTCTTCCCTGGGGAGTCCGGCCTCGCCCCTGGCAGCTATAAGAAGGCTCCGGGCTTTGAGAGGGAAGACCAGGTGGGGGCCGAGTTCCTGAAAAACTTCAAATGCCAG GCCAAGTTAAAACCCCACTCGCTAGAGCCCAGGAGTCAAGAGCAACCTCTGCTTCAGCCCAAACAG GACGTGCTGGGCATCCGCCCTGTGGGCAGCCCCCTGACCTCAAGCATCTCTTCTAGTATCACCTCCAGCCTGGCAGCTACTCCCCCTAGCCCCGCTGGCACCAGCAGCGTCCCTGGCATGAATGCAAATGCTCTGCCCTTCTACCCCACCAGCGACACGGTAGAGTCGGTCATAG AGTCTGCCCTGGATGACCTGGACTTGAATGAGTTTGGGGTGGCCGCCCTAGAGAAGACTTTCGACAACAACACAGTAGCCCACCCAGGCAGCATCACAATTG GCGGCAGTTTGCTGCAGAGCTCTGCCCCCGTGAACATCCCCGGCTCCTTGGGCAGCCCCGCCTCCTTCCACTCAGCATCCCCGTCCCCTCCTGTTAGCCTCTCCTCACATTTCCTGcagcagccccagggccacctgagtCAGTCAGAAAACACGTTTTTGGGGACCTCAGCATCACATGGATCTTTGG GTCTGAATGGGATGAACAGCAGCATCTGGGAGCACTTTGCCTCTGGAAGTTTCTCCCCAGGCACTTCCCCTGCCTTCCTGTCAGGGCCGGGGGCTGCCGAGCTGGCCCGGCTTCGGCAAGAGCTAGACGAAGCCAATGGCACCATCAAGCAGTGGGAGGAATCCTGGAAGCAGGCGAAGCAG GCTTGTGACGCCTGGAAGAAGGAGGCCGAGGAGGCTGGTGAGCGGGCCAGCGCGGCAGGCGCTGAGTGCGAGCTGGCCCGGGAGCAGCGTGACGAGCTGGAGGTGCAGGTGAAGAAGCTGCAGGAAGAGCTGGAGCGGCTGCACTCAGGGCCGGACCCGCAGGCCCTGCCCGCCTTCTCAGACCTGGAGGCCCTCTCGCTCTCCACCCTCTACTCCCTCCAGAAGCAGCTGCGGGCCCACCTGGAGCAAGTGGACAAG GCTGTGTTCCACATGCAGTCGGTGAAATGCCTTAAGTGTCAGGAGCAGAAGCGGGCGGTGCTGCCGTGCCAACACGCCGTGCTGTGCGAGCTCTGTGCCGAGGGCAGTGAGTGCCCCGTCTGCCAGCCGGGCCGGGCCCACTCCCTCCAGTCGTGA